The genomic segment gtgtaccaagatgcacatcatacaaacatttagcaTTTCACAGATACCctgttgaaaaatgtattaaatatgaatggatctcaagaatcagatgggatataggttcacattttaatatatttggcccattatcgCTAGCTACCAGAGTAGCCTACACTACGAAACCAAATTTTACAaaccttaattttatccctgaaatgtccttaattccattacataaacattaattatccattaaaaataacatagcttttaaaacagtaagggttactatcatgggtttttaagggatctTGTGGGTTGATGGCACTATAGTAATTAAAggattttttatgccttttgtgcatggtttacagggttattaatgagttgggaaagttcctgtctccctgaatatTTAATCAGAAAGTCAAaaattaagggggtgtttaagggggtttcaatgatctcctccattaatcactcccttaactaattttaaggggattttgcatgaattaaggggtgaattaatgtaaatgtaaggttattttaagggattagcAGTTTGTAGTgataggtagctagctagtagcttacaAAGCTAGCTAAcatccctgctaaattcaaacaGGTGTTGTTCCTGAGGTTGCTAGCTAATTTGCCAACTGTtcggtctatctgaagtcctcacgtCTGTGTTGAAGTAACCATCCTCTTACCCTTGTATACACTGACCAAAAATTAAATTTTaccatataaacacacaagtCTATAGTGGCTCATAAGCCTGATAAGCAGCTTGTACTTTTGGTCACTTTTGGTCACAGTATGCACTCACAATATCTCTGACTGTCCTCCCCTATGTGTTTTCTATATGCCTTCACAGTCATTACATTTCTTTAACGATTAATATGGACATGCAGTAATAAACAAGTACAATattgctaaaaatataaaatacactgGCATATGGAatgttttcttctcatcttcccagtttgttgttgttctgtccAAATAAGGAGATTCTGTTGTTGGTTGTGCATTAGGTCGTGGTCTAAAGCAGGTTCCTTCATGTATGGTGCAGGACCAAAACCTGTCATGTGTCTGTTTCTTGTGTGTCCCTATATGACAAAAGGACAAGGATATTTTAATATCCATATCAGTCCCAAACTTGTTTTAGGAACTACAATTTGGCCTGAAGTGTTTCAGTTTCTCTGGACTGTTTGTCTAAAATGATGAAGACACTTCCGCTATTCAAGGTCATTGGTGATCTACTCATTCCAGCACTTGTATGCGCTGATGGTTCCATACGTTAACATataagacagagaaaacaaattcAGGAGCTCATTTCTTGGGAAAATATTGACatttattgtgcattttattCTCAATTGACTCCCATGGCTATTGATGTGCAGTTTGCGTCCTCTTGGATACACAGTATGTTTTTGGTCAAATGATTCACAGTGATGAATCATTTGACCATACTGATGCTATTGAATTACCAGTTCAGCTCCTATAAGGGACTATTCCACTGTTGTTATTGAATATTATACTACCTCCAGACTCTTTGAGTTTGTTTGAGAATTCATATAAAAAATGATAATTGTATTGTTTGGGGGACAGTTAAGCTGCTACAATGCTGTCCTTCTTTAACCTCAGTCCCACTACAAATAAAATGCCCTAAATGAGGTGAGGGATTAAAACTACCTGTACTTCCAggtagtttcccaccccaagtgttcaaaatggctgccatgtgaaAGGACTAAAGAGCATATTTTCTTTGGAGAATATTAACATTTATTGTGTGTTGACTTGCTCCTATCTCTAGTGACAAAATACACTGGACTGAAGTGATCTTACTGAATGAACAATAAAGTGCATCGTAGACATTAACATTGacagaaaaatagcattttattCAGCCAATACACAAATAGACATCTGGGCAAACAGAACAAACAGCCTCAaggagaagaggtggaggacaaGGAGAAGGCAGGAGAGGGGAGCAGAACAGTGCTGGATATCATAATAACGGATACCAAACCCTCTGACGTAATTACAAAAGATGTAGTCAGTttgattccttctctctcaggaAAGCACCAGCTCAAGTCCAGAGCTGCTGACAGCTTTCATTAAGAGaccaggagggaagagaagggaactgaggaaagggggagagaggaagaaaagggatTTAAGGAAAACAGGTGATTGGAAGAAGTGGGAAAGGAGGGGGGTTTAGGTGTATCACCAGGTGTCTGAGAGTCATGATGGAAAAAATGGAGAGTGAGAAGGAAGAAGGGTTAAGGAAAGTGGATAAAGGACAAAGTGTTTCCTTTTCTCAGGAACACACAAGTGAAGAGATTCTCAACCATTTAATGAAAAAATCGAACAACTGCAGGAAAGCCGTGGTCATGGAAGAGGTAAAAGGCAGAGGAAGGGGGTCTAGACGATTCCGTATTTCGCCAGGTCGCTGAGCTCCATGTCGCCGAAGGCCTCCCATGGGCAAACCACTGTGATGTCTGTGCCAAGACCCTCCATGCCGGGGATGTCGTCCCCgaatctgattggacaagacagaaaaaacTCTTATGAGTATAAGTCGGAAAAGCTGAGAGATACAAGGAGGAGTTTTTGCTGAGATTTACACTATAAACTACATGCTGAGCACTGTGCAGCCTCTTGTAGAAGAATTATAGAAttatagtctgtgtgtgtgtgtgtgtgtgtgtgtgtgggtgtgtgtgtgtgtgtgtcagcctaaGTCCAGCTCACCCCTTCTGGCCAGGCTTGGGGGCCTTGCTCTTGAAGGTGCGAGTGGTCCTCTGCTTGAACTTGGGAGGAGCCTTCTTGTCGGCGGGAGTTGCAACATCTGCCATTGTGTTTAgttactgagagagaaagacaaaaaaaattttCTGAGCTCCTTGTAGACCGCTCTGCTACCATGAAGCAAGAATTTCCCCTCATAGAGGCATCATTAAAATCATTCCCCATGTTAGCCGTGATGTTTCTCTCTTCCACTTCAAGAAGCCCATCAACTGGTCATCAAACTACGCATTAAGAGACTGAAATATATAAGCAATGCCCAAAATACCTCTAAGATTATCTATTTATCTCAAGTAAACAAAGAGGTTAACTGACAGGTGCAGGAGACCAACACCATTATCCACTGTGATTATGAATTGGTGGTATGCATCTGTTTTTAAGAGCCTGGCCTGATCTCTGAACAGTACTGTAGATAGAGAGATCTACAGGCAGACCagcacagacaaatacacagaatTACCATGAAGTATTCTCAGTGAAAACCTTCAACAGTCCCAGTTCAACTCCACCTCAGAGATAATACTCTATCAAGGAATCACTGTCTCAgttactctctgtctctgtgagcGGCTTGTTGCAAAAACAATGAATTTCAAGCAGCTCAGTCAATCTAGCGAAGCAGCTTAAGCCTGTGATTCTCAGCACCATGCACCTAAGATGAGAAAAGTGCAGTTTCAGCCTACCTGTGGTTGCAGTTGCACAGTGTGCTGCTGATGGTGTGATGAGTTGGTATCAGACGTCTTTCTTGCATgtgtcactcctctctctgcctcccttttAAAGTCCTCCAGCTAATCCCATCAGATGTTCATTCTGTCATTCTTACATTTGTCAGCTTTGTTTTCAGCCCCTCTTATGTCTCAGCTCAGCTGCAAATAGATGAGGCAAAGGTTAACCAGGTATAAATATAAGGTGTATTCCAAGGTAGATATTTCAGTCAACATGTGTCAACATTTTTTATACAGGTGTCTGTTTGTGGCAATAGTGACTGGGAATAATTAGCATGATAATCAAGTTAAAGCCAACCTAAAcaagaaagagcaaaaaaagaaaatggaatcTGGCAAAATGTGACATTGCATCATTGTGATTTAAGAGGTCACCAATGGCAAAttaagcacaaaaaaaaaaactactttcaGAGTCAGTAACATTCATTGTCTGTACTCTGTCACCACCCATATCAACCATATTTTATGCATCCATATACTTCTGCAGCCTGAGAACCCCACCCACTTGTGAAAATTGAATATTCTAGTAAAGTCTACACACAGTTTATCTTTGTTTAATCACAGAAACCATTTTTTGTTCAAAagtactgcatgtgtgtttaaaaCACCATGGCTGACTTGTTGAAAGAGCAATTTCCCATCTTGGACAATCTTGCATAAAGTCTCACAACAGCTCTGGTCTTTACCCTCTGTATTAGCTCACATTGTATTATAAATTAACCCACATCAATACTAAAGTCTATATCTGCTTTCAATGACCAAATGGACCTGAATTCAAATCTAAGTTAGATTTGAGGACTGAAAGGTAGTGAGTAATAGTGagtaagataaaaaaagaatgtATATAATACTTGGTTGCATTGTTGTACAGTAGGATGTGGTGCATATGAGTAAAGAATAGAGTAGGACTGTACTCATCATGCAGGTAATAAATCACTTAGTGACAACTTAAAGTACACTTAACCTTTCGGATTTTAATCTGGATGCCATTGGTGGCCTCTTAAATCACAATGATGCAATGTTTAGTCACATTTTGCCAGATTccattttttttgctctttcttgTTTAGGTTGGCTTTAACTTGATTATCATGCTAATTATTCCCAGTCACTATTACCAAACACAGACACCTGTATAAAAAAATGTTGACACATGTTGACTGAAATATCTACCTTGGAATA from the Centroberyx gerrardi isolate f3 chromosome 3, fCenGer3.hap1.cur.20231027, whole genome shotgun sequence genome contains:
- the LOC144543483 gene encoding retinal cone rhodopsin-sensitive cGMP 3',5'-cyclic phosphodiesterase subunit gamma-like, translating into MADVATPADKKAPPKFKQRTTRTFKSKAPKPGQKGFGDDIPGMEGLGTDITVVCPWEAFGDMELSDLAKYGIV